The Maribacter aquivivus DNA window GCATTCTGTTAGAAGGGCTATGGCAATACAATTAATAATTAATAAAGAGTTTGGCTTGGCTAGAAACGAGAACCCGATGCAAGGATCTTTTATTACCGAAGAGCTAACTGATTTGGTTGAAGAAGCTGTTATGGTAGAGTTTGATAGAATTACCGACCGTGGCGGAGTGCTTGGAGCAATGGAGAGCATGTACCAGCGTAGTAAAATTCAAGAAGAGAGTTTGTATTATGAAACAAAGAAGCATACTGGGGAGTTACCAATTATAGGAGTAAATACCTTTTTGTCTTCTAAGGGTTCGCCTACCGTCATACCTGATGAAGTTATTCGTGCAACCGAAGATGAGAAGAAGGCACAGATTAGCAACCTTGAAGATTTACAAGAAAGAAATTCAGCTATAGCAGAAGAATCTTTAAAAGCGTTACAAGATATTGCCTTGAACAATAAGAATACTTTTGAGCAATTAATGGAAACAACTAAATATTGTTCTTTAGGTCAAATTACACACGCCATGTTTGAAGTAGGAGGGCAGTATCGTAGAAATATGTAGTCGCTTTGAGGATGATGCTTAGCCATTAATTTTTTAATTCAAAAATATATAACATGTTGATTGTTGTAGTTCCTTTGCTGACGCCTATTTTTACAAAAAGAAATTAGCCATGCTTCATTTAAAATTAGCTACAGATCCTCGTTGGGTTGGTATTGTTGAAAAGAACATAGAAGAGATATTAACCGATCATGCATGGTGCGAACAAAAGGCAGCTACTAATGCAATTACCATTATTACGCTTAATTCTGAGTATCCAGACTTAGTGACGGATTTACTTCTGTTAGCTCAAGAAGAATTGGTGCACTTTCAAATGGTTCATGATATTATTAAAAAGCGCGGTTATACTCTAGGTAGAGAACGTAAGGACAGTTATGTAAACGAGCTTTACAAATTCATGAACAAAGGTGGTAATAGATTACAGTCTATGGTAGATAGGCTATTATTTTCTGCTATGATAGAAGCAAGAAGCTGCGAACGCTTTAAATTACTTTCAGAAGAAATTAAAGATCCAGAATTATCTAAGTTTTATTATGATTTAATGGTAAGCGAAGCTGGACACTATACCACTTTTATTGGTTTTGCTCGTAAATATGGTCAAGATGTTGATGTCGACAAGCGTTGGCAAGAGTTAGTTGAGTTTGAAGCAGAACTAATTAAGAACTACGGAAAAGATGAAACTATACATGGGTGATATTTTTGTTATTGTTATTTGCCGATACAGGAATTATAATCCTATATATAACGGGGTTTAACGTATTTTGAGGTACAATAAGTCCCGGAAAGTGCACGGAAATTAGCAATTTGGCTAATCTGAAGATTGAATATAGTAACTAGACCGTAATTTCCCTAAAAAAATATGAATAACTATAGAAAGTGCTTTATAGTGCACTAATTAGTATTTTTAGTTCTTTTACATTTAAAAAATTTATTTAAAGTGCATTATAGTGCACTATCGAGAATCAATTTTGTCTATGAATTCTTCTCTTCAGAAAAGCCGGGTAAACTAATCCTTTTGTTTTTTTTAATTTTAAGATTTTAATTTAGGAGACAATACTATGTTTGGTAGGAAGTCTACACCGAGGAATGTAAAAAAATAAATTATGAACACAAATCAAGAAATTTTAGATGAATTTGGAAAAATATTGATATCCGATGTATTTGACAAAGGGTATGAAATTATTAAAAATGACGTTTCCGATCTTGCGGAAACAGAAGGTTATGAGAATCTTTTTGTCAATATGAATAATGATCAAAAAAGGGAAATAGAAAAATATACTAAAGAAGTTTTAGAAGGTGCTTTATTTAACTTTCTTAAAATGTTTGAAGAAAAAGAACAATTTAAATTAATATATCAAAATGAGAATATACCAGTGAATTTGGTAAAAATTAGTGAGATGTTAAAGGCAGAACCTATTATAGAAAATGGTTGGATAAATCGATTTAGCGAATTTAAATTTACTGATAACAAATAATTATCTATCGAATGCCTAGTAATATATTTTATTAATTGAATTTTAATTGACAGTAAGAATGAAAAAAAATTATAACAACCCACTCTGTTTCCCAAACATGGGCTTGTATTTATCCCAGAGTTCTTGCTCGTAAAGCTCTAATAGATTGATAGCATTATCTTCTTGACTTGGCATATCAATTTTATATAGAGTTATTTTGATTTTACAATTAATATCCTTCGGAAATGAGTAAAGTAGGTGCATAGAATATACAGTTTTACCACCTAGCCCAAAATGATTTCGTATTCGTGTAGCTAAATTTTTTCTTTGACTTGAACCTACATAGAGATATTTACAAGGATCGTTTTTATCATTGACTTTGGAATAGCTTCGATCACCTTTTTTTTTCTTTTTAATTGTCTCAAAATTCTCCTGTACTTTTTCATATTTGTCACAGCCAACAAGTTCTACAGTATATATAATGTCATCCTCAGAATTTTTAAAGTATGATTTTATTCTTTTACTTAATTCTTCTGAATTTTCTTTTATAAGTTCTGATGAATCAATAGTGAAGTCATCTTTGTATAATTCTATGCTAGTCTTAGAGGCTAGTTCTTTTGTCAAAGCTAGTCGTTCAAGTATACCGTTTTTTAATTGTTGGGTTAGATTCATGCTTACTTTATTTTTTGGTATAATGACTTTAAAAAAAATATATTAAATATTTTAGCGCACTGCTTGTTTAGAGATTACTTGTGTTGATAGTGCTATATGTAGACTACATATTACTAAATACAAAATACGTTTAGATTCAGATATTTAAAACCATAGTTTTACTTTAAGATAAAACCTTATTAGTCTTTACAAAATCCCATTTTGTTTTTGGAACTGTACTATAATTCTTAACATCCATTATTTTCAAAGTAGCTTTTGATGGATATTCATAACAAAGCATAACTTCATTGTCAATTGCTTCTAAATAGAATCCCTTCATGGACTTAGGTCGGTTTTTTGCTTGTGTCTGATTAAAAAAATGGTCAAATGTACTTTCTCCTATTTCTTTAAGTAAAATTCTTATTGCATCGGTATCATTATTTCTAAACATAACCTTTAGTTTTACTGGGGTAGGTTCAATATGAATTACAGAATCCATAAGGACTTCTAAGGGAGTAACTTCGGTATTAAGTACATATTCATTTTGAACTTTGAAGGATTCACTGTTTTTTATTGAACTAGCACCAAATATAGATGATACTAAACCATTAGCCATAAACAAGCCTTGGTGTGCACCTTTTGACATTTCAATTGGGACTCCAACGTAAGGTTTAAATCCGCCGGCTATTAGGGCTGAATCCTTAATTAAATGAGCTCCAATACCTGCCCACATTGAACCAATTGCCAATTCTTTGTTGTTGTCAATAAACTTTTTTGATATATCCCAAAAGCGGTGTCGAGTAGGTGGTAAATTTTTATGTATTTGATCGTAAGTGTTAAGAATACCACGAGAAGTAAATTCAAATATTATACCCGAAACTATAGAATGGCTCATCCAATGGCGATGATAACCAATACCTGCATGTAAATCCAAGTCAGGTATACCTCCTTCTAAATCCATTCCACCCGCTGACATATAAAAAATCAAAATTGACATTACCCCTGAAGCCAATTTATCCACTAATTCGTTCTTGTTTTTTGGTATTTCTTTACTTAAAGTCTTTAATATGTCAGGAGCATTTTGTCGATAATGATCTAATTTTTCTAATCCTTTTTCTGTGTAGTTACTTAGCTTATCGAAATCTCTATTCAAGGATATTTTAATACCATTTGTCTTATACGTTTGAAACTTGTCAGTACTAAAGTCATATACATTTTTTGCTAAATTCTTTAGTTCGACTACTGCGTTTTTCTTAGAAGTATAAGTTTCTTTTGTAGTCTCAATAATTATTGACAATAATAATTCCCTAATTTCATTCTCATTGTATGTCTTCTTGATAGCTATAGTCAATTCTTCATAGATTTGACTTAAGTAGGTTTCACCTTCTGGGGTGATGACGAGAGTTTGCTTAGGAATAATTGTTGTGACCATACTCATCTTTTAAAAATACGGTTTTCTTAATAATCAATTGTTTGAGGTCTAGAAAAGTGACATTGTTAATTTAATAATTCTTAATTTTCTTCAACCGGTCTTAAATCGTAAATACGTCCCTTTTCATATTTCATGATCCATAAGAAAGGAACTAGTAGAAATATTCCACCAATTAACGGACCTACGGCTACTTTTTCGTCTTTAGAGAATGTGTCGTTGTAAGTTTCGTAGCCTTCTTTTTCAATTCTTATGGTATTGGAACTACCTACAATTTTTGAGTCTTTGTGCTTGTAAGGGGTTTGACCAACATATTCTCCATTTACATAGATTTTGGCATCACCAGGAACAGTGGTTATCATAGTTGAGCTTGCACAGCTTGTGAATAGGATTATAGTTGCTAGTAAACAAGCTTTCGTTTTTAAAAATTTTAGTTTCATTTCGTAGTAATTAATATGCGGTATCAATACTGTTAGAACAGAGTTAATACCGCATTTGTTTAATGATGCTGATTAGTTGAATTCTACAATGTCTGCAGTAACGTAACATTTTGTAGTTGCTACTATACCCAAGAATGTAGAGTATTTAAAATCTACGATTACATTTGCTAAGGTTTGGTTATCCCTTAGTGCAAAATTTTGTAACATATTAGCTTTTGCTTCTTTTACAATTGCTTCTCTTTTCATACCACCAATTCCTAATACATAGGTAGCTTGTGATTTACCCTGAATGTCTCTTTTTAAATAGGTAAAGTTGTTTGAACTTAACGCAGCTGAATTGGTCATAGATCCTGTTAATGCAGATGCACAACTAGAAAACATAATTGCAATTGATAATGCTAAACTTAATCTTACTAAAACTTTTTTCATTATAAATAAATTGTTTGGTTCCTACTCATATGGCTTTTCAGTTCCGCCTCGTTTTTATAGTGATTTCTGAACTTCACTTGTAAGTAAAAGGGTGTTTTATTTTACTCAATTTCAAAGAAAAGTATATTGCAATTATTTTGTTTACGGGATTCCGTAGTTCAGTGAAATATTTTTTAAATTTATTTTAGAGTTAACAAAATCATAGTTCTGACTTCCATTGTAGGGTAGGCGCTGTCCACCAACACCAACCATAATTAACCCCTATTTAATATATCTAAGTATTGGATAATAATGATTTGTGGTATTAGGGTAGGTGGTGGTAGCTTACGGGGTAGCTAATATGTAATTAAATGGGTAAGTAATTGTAATAGATTAGGGTTGGAAATGGTTAACAACTGTCCTATGTGTTACCCCCAAACACTTGATGTTGGTAGCTATTGGTAAGCTTAGGGTAGGCATTCGGGTAGCAAATGGTAGTTGCCTACCCCTTAAAACACTAAATTTTTAATAGTAGGGTAGGCTAGGGTAGCTATATGGGTAGGTGATTGGGTAACCATACATAACCATATTCAACCCTAATTTTGTAATGGGTCCAAATCATTAATCTTTGTGGTTACCCAAGCCAACCATTTTTCGGTTTTTTTATTGAATGTTCCATTTCTGATTTCATTTTTTTTTTTGGCATCCATAAACTTTCTTAGAAGTTCTGCCCGCTGCCAATTTTCTGCGTCCGTATAAAGTTGTGTTGTTTTATCTTCTTCAATTTTTTGAAGTCGTTTTATTTCTTGTTGTTTAAGTAATTCTATTTCCTTCAACTTCTCTTCTTCTGCTTGCTGTTTTCTTACATCTCTCCAGTAGGTCAGATCTTTTTCTATATAATCCAGAATATTTGGTATTCGCTCTTCAATCTTTATTTTCTCTGTATCTAACCAGCCTTTTCTTGCATGATATCCTGTTAAAAATTCTAATTTATTGCTCTTAACAAATTCCAGTCTGCTCCAGCCGTTATCATCTGTTAGTCTTACTCTGTGGTATTTCTGTCTAAGATTTATTTCTAGCGTTTGATCATATAGTTCCACATTGCACCTTCCGTATTCAAACTTAATTTTCATACCTCTTTGCTCCATGTTGTAGAGGAAGATGTTCATGAAGCTTAAGGCTCTTTTTTGTATTTTTTGATCGGTATGTATGGGTAATACGTTCTTTTGTCTATCCCATTTCATTCTTCCGACAGCGTCTATATAAGATGTAGTAATATTCAATTCTTTCTTAGCTCTTGTAACCAATGGGTGTGTTTTCTTTGGGTATAGAATTTTAGGTGCTGTCTTAATATTCTCTTTTACCTTTTTATATACTTCTAAATCTATTTCCTTATGAAAATCAATCTCTAATGGTAAAGCCGTTTTAGATACAGGTTTGCCAAACCGTAGTTTAGTCCAGTAACCTAATTCAGGTAATGGTATTTTGTTTTCAGTACACAATTGCTTAAAATCTGTATATGCTAATTCATGTTCTTTACAGATTTGTTTTAATGGCTTTGACCATACCAATTCATATAAATCTTTAAGTTTCATAATTTTATTTTTTCATCTTACGGAAACCCGTAACGCTAATTCTATAATTGTTATAATTTGCAAGAAGGCTCTAAAATTTTGGTTAGGGCTTTGTCTAATCTTAATAAAAGGTAAAGAATAACTACACATTTGCAATGAATCAAATATCGTATAAAGAGCTATTAAAGAGTATTGGTGAAATTTCTAAAAAGTATGAGGAACTTGAAAAAGTGTCAGGGGAGGCTTTTAATATTTTTAAGGTAATAAATATTACTTCAGAAGAAGTTAGGTTGCATTCAAAATTTTTAGCAGAGTTATTGAATCGTAAAGGATTACATGGACAAGGAGATGTATTTCTAAAGCTTTTTGTAAAGCAGTTGGGTATAAAGTTAGATACTTCGTCTACCACAGTTGAAGTTGAAAAATATATTGGGGTGAAAACAGATACTACTGGCGGGTATTTGGATATTTATATTTCAGACAATAAAGGAGGATGTATAACTATAGAAAATAAAATTTATGCAAAGGATCAAGAGAACCAGTTGCTGAGATATTTTAATCATAAGGCAAGTAATATTTTATACTTAACATTATGGGGTGACGAACCTGATGTAGATAGTCGCAAGGATTTACTAGTAGATAAACATTTTAAAATAATTTCATATCAACAAGATATAATTGGATGGCTTCAAGAATGCCGAAAAGAAGCTGTTGAGCTACCGCTATTAAGGGAAGGGATTACGCATTATATTAATTTAGTCAAGATATTAACAGGTCAAACAGGAACAACAAAAATGAATAATGAAATAACGGATTATATAGTTTCATCGCCGAATATCTTAGAACAGGCTAGGTTGATTGCAAATAATATGAATGATGCTAAGGTTCAAATACAATGGTCATTTTGGGAAAGTTTGGAAGAAAAGTTAATTAAGGAAGATTTAGTATTATTAGATAAGAAAAAAGTTAATTGGCAAAATGTAGATGATTATTATAAGAAAGGCGGAAATAAGAATGCCTATTATGGTTTTTGGGTGAAATTGTATCAACAAAATGATGTGACCATTCATTTTGGAATTGAATTATATGATAAAATTTATTTTGGATTTACTGTTGAAAAAAACGGTGTTGGTGGAATATCCAATCTTGCGGAGTTTCATGAATTTAGAGACATGGTTGCTCGAATAAACTCTAATTATAAAAGTACCGATCATGGTTTAGGATGGAGAGATACTGAAGAGGAATTGAATTTTAGAACGTTCAATTCACAAGCTATTTTTGATCTTGCAGACGAAAAGAAACTAGATGAAAAAACAAGTGATATTGCAAAGTATATAGCAGGAGATATTAAAGCCATGAATGAGAAGTTAAACAGTATTTAAAAGTTTAGTACTTGTAAATATGGATAAATTAACTCACAAGTTTTATGCTATTTATTTCATTATTAGTTGGTTGTAAATCTTATGATTTCTACGTTGATATCATTGGTAAGTAATCGTATATTTAACCTCACAGCCGTTTGTTGAATTTTCCCTCTAACAACAAATAAGTTATTATTTAAGTAGTATAAATTAGTTCTGTTTTAATAGTAAGTATTATTGTTTTGTGAACTGAAGGACAAATTTTAAATGAACAAAAAAGACCTTTCCGAAAGAGATATTTGCACCAAGTTTATAAATCCTGCTATTCAAAAAGCAGGTTGGAATATGAGGACTCAAGTAAGAGAAGAAGTTTCTTTTACCGATGGTAGAATTATAGTGCAAGGAAATCTTTATACAAGAGGTAAAAGCAAACGTGCCGATTATATCCTGTATTATAAATCTAATATTCCAATAGCTGTTATTGAAGCTAAAGACAATAAAAAGCCTGTTGGTAACGGAATGCAGCAGGCGTTAGATTATGCAGATATTCTACAAATACCTTTTGTGTTTACTTCTAATGGAGATTCATTTGTATTTCATGATAAAACGAATACATCTGGTGCTTTAGAAAAAGAAATTCCTTTAGATGATTT harbors:
- the miaE gene encoding tRNA-(ms[2]io[6]A)-hydroxylase → MLHLKLATDPRWVGIVEKNIEEILTDHAWCEQKAATNAITIITLNSEYPDLVTDLLLLAQEELVHFQMVHDIIKKRGYTLGRERKDSYVNELYKFMNKGGNRLQSMVDRLLFSAMIEARSCERFKLLSEEIKDPELSKFYYDLMVSEAGHYTTFIGFARKYGQDVDVDKRWQELVEFEAELIKNYGKDETIHG
- a CDS encoding PEGA domain-containing protein, which produces MKLKFLKTKACLLATIILFTSCASSTMITTVPGDAKIYVNGEYVGQTPYKHKDSKIVGSSNTIRIEKEGYETYNDTFSKDEKVAVGPLIGGIFLLVPFLWIMKYEKGRIYDLRPVEEN
- a CDS encoding DUF6567 family protein codes for the protein MKKVLVRLSLALSIAIMFSSCASALTGSMTNSAALSSNNFTYLKRDIQGKSQATYVLGIGGMKREAIVKEAKANMLQNFALRDNQTLANVIVDFKYSTFLGIVATTKCYVTADIVEFN
- a CDS encoding PDDEXK-like family protein, which encodes MNQISYKELLKSIGEISKKYEELEKVSGEAFNIFKVINITSEEVRLHSKFLAELLNRKGLHGQGDVFLKLFVKQLGIKLDTSSTTVEVEKYIGVKTDTTGGYLDIYISDNKGGCITIENKIYAKDQENQLLRYFNHKASNILYLTLWGDEPDVDSRKDLLVDKHFKIISYQQDIIGWLQECRKEAVELPLLREGITHYINLVKILTGQTGTTKMNNEITDYIVSSPNILEQARLIANNMNDAKVQIQWSFWESLEEKLIKEDLVLLDKKKVNWQNVDDYYKKGGNKNAYYGFWVKLYQQNDVTIHFGIELYDKIYFGFTVEKNGVGGISNLAEFHEFRDMVARINSNYKSTDHGLGWRDTEEELNFRTFNSQAIFDLADEKKLDEKTSDIAKYIAGDIKAMNEKLNSI